One window of the Marmota flaviventris isolate mMarFla1 chromosome 2, mMarFla1.hap1, whole genome shotgun sequence genome contains the following:
- the LOC139703282 gene encoding alpha-1-antitrypsin-like protein GS55-MS, producing MPSSISWGLLLLAGLSCLAAGSLAEDAQETDASKPDQEHPASHRIAPNLAEFAFSLYRVLAHESNTTNIFFSPVSIATALASLSLGTKADTHTQILEGLGFNLTETSEADIHQGFQNLLQTLNRPNSQLQLTTGSGLFIDHNLKLLDKFLEDVKNLYHSEAFSTNFTNTEEAKRQINTYVEKGTQGKIVDLVKDLDRGSVLALVNYIFFKGTWEKPFEVDHTKEEDFHVDETTTVRVPMMNREGMFDLHYCPTLASWVLQMDYLGNATAIFLLPDEGKLQHLEDTITKEILAKFLKNRHSSSINLHFPKLSISGTIDLKLVLTSLGITNVFSYKADLSGITEDAALRVSQALHKAELTIDERGTEAAGATIMEITPHSIPPEVKFDRPFLMVIIEHSTKSPLFVGKVVNPTQH from the exons ATGCCGTCCTCTATCTCGTGGGGCCTCCTGCTGCTGGCCGGCCTCAGCTGCCTGGCTGCTGGCTCCCTGGCTGAAGATGCTCAGGAGACAGATGCATCCAAGCCCGACCAGGAGCACCCAGCCTCCCACAGGATTGCCCCAAACCTGGCCGAGTTTGCCTTCAGCCTCTACCGGGTGCTGGCCCATGAGTCCAACACCACCAACATCTTCTTCTCCCCTGTGAGCATCGCCACGGCCTTGGCCTCACTCTCGCTGGGCACCAAGGCTGACACTCACACCCAGATCCTGGAGGGTCTGGGCTTCAACCTCACGGAGACCTCAGAGGCTGACATCCACCAGGGCTTCCAGAATCTTCTCCAAACCCTCAATAGGCCCAACAGCCAGCTCCAGCTGACCACTGGCAGCGGCCTCTTCATTGACCACAATCTGAAGCTGCTGGACAAGTTCTTGGAGGATGTCAAGAACCTGTACCACTCAGAGGCCTTCTCCACCAACTTCACAAACACCGAAGAGGCCAAGAGGCAGATCAACACTTATGTGGAGAAAGGGACCCAAGGGAAAATTGTGGATTTGGTGAAAGATCTGGACAGAGGCTCAGTTCTCGCCCTGGtgaactacattttctttaaag GCACATGGGAGAAACCCTTCGAGGTAGATCACACCAAGGAAGAAGACTTCCATGTGGACGAGACCACCACCGTGAGGGTGCCCATGATGAACCGCGAGGGCATGTTCGATCTGCATTACTGCCCCACACTGGCCAGCTGGGTGCTGCAGATGGACTACCTGGGCAACGCCACCGCCATCTTCCTCCTGCCCGACGAGGGGAAACTGCAGCACCTGGAGGACACCATCACCAAGGAAATCCTCGCCAAGTTCCTGAAGAACAGGCACAGCAG CTCCATCAATTTACACTTCCCCAAACTGAGCATCTCTGGAACCATCGATCTGAAGCTTGTCCTGACAAGTCTGGGCATCACCAATGTCTTCAGCTATAAGGCTGACCTGTCTGGGATCACGGAGGACGCTGCCCTGAGGGTCTCCCAG GCCCTGCATAAGGCTGAGCTGACCATTGATGAGAGAGGCACAGAGGCTGCGGGGGCCACCATTATGGAAATAACACCACACTCTATTCCCCCTGAGGTGAAATTCGACAGGCCCTTCCTCATGGTCATCATTGAGCACTCCACCAAGAGCCCCCTCTTTGTGGGGAAGGTGGTGAACCCCACACAACATTAG